A genomic window from Nitrospira sp. includes:
- a CDS encoding ATP-binding cassette domain-containing protein: MLQLESVHKQFSTKVLLSGATAHLRPGARVGLVGPNGAGKTTLFRMILGEESPDKGTIRKRPRLRIGYLPQELETIVGKTVLDAVHRDIYPEHEAERILSGLGFTEADFARPLENLSGGYRMRVALAHLLLSNPDVLMLDEPTNHLDKPTQRWFERFLLDSNLTLLVISHDTKFLDGIATHIWELRDRALQEYRGNYTKFQELRAARDAQIEAAANRQSKEVARVQNFIDRFRYQANKAKQVQSRIKQLDKVKLIERQRDTKRVRFKFPLPSASGRHVLELKGVAKSYGEKIIYRSLNFTVERGQRIALVGENGAGKSTLLKMLAGVLPFEKGSRHVGHGVTLHYFAQHQAESLNQDDTILESLAEVSAQAETNFLRGIAGAFLFSGDDQKKPIKALSGGERNRVALARMLVEPANTLLLDEPTNHLDPASVDMLTDAMTDFPGTIIFISHDPTFLARVATLIVEVDDGHAKNYLGDYEYYLWKKAQEFESIKENSAELAAAKAGQSAGPTKAMTSQVQPKSQGGERRDLSKTQARLEKQVSRAESEIAAMEQKVKAREQELADPALYQQLGRWSELQQEQEGWKKELERLTARWESLSEELQDVREKLTAAG, encoded by the coding sequence ATGCTCCAGCTTGAATCTGTTCATAAACAATTTTCAACCAAAGTGCTGCTCAGTGGCGCCACCGCTCACCTGCGCCCCGGCGCGCGCGTTGGACTGGTAGGCCCGAACGGGGCCGGAAAAACCACGCTGTTTCGGATGATCCTGGGTGAGGAATCCCCAGACAAGGGCACGATTCGCAAACGCCCCCGGTTGCGCATCGGCTATCTCCCGCAGGAATTGGAAACGATCGTCGGGAAAACCGTGCTCGATGCCGTGCACCGCGACATCTATCCAGAACATGAAGCCGAGCGGATCCTTTCTGGGCTCGGCTTTACTGAGGCCGACTTTGCGCGGCCGCTTGAAAATCTTTCCGGCGGCTACCGCATGCGGGTCGCCCTGGCGCATTTGCTGCTCTCGAACCCGGATGTGCTCATGCTCGATGAGCCGACAAATCACCTCGACAAACCAACCCAGCGTTGGTTTGAACGCTTTTTGCTCGACTCAAATCTCACCCTGTTGGTGATCAGTCACGACACGAAGTTCCTCGACGGCATTGCCACCCATATCTGGGAACTCCGCGACCGGGCGCTGCAGGAATATCGCGGGAACTATACGAAGTTTCAGGAATTGCGCGCAGCCAGGGACGCCCAGATCGAGGCGGCCGCCAATCGCCAGAGCAAGGAAGTGGCCCGCGTCCAGAATTTCATTGACCGGTTCCGGTACCAGGCGAATAAAGCCAAGCAGGTGCAGTCGCGCATCAAGCAACTGGATAAGGTCAAACTGATTGAGCGGCAACGCGATACTAAGCGCGTGCGCTTTAAGTTCCCGCTTCCGTCGGCCAGCGGCCGGCACGTGCTGGAACTCAAAGGCGTGGCCAAGAGTTACGGCGAGAAAATCATTTACCGGTCCCTGAATTTCACCGTGGAACGCGGGCAACGCATCGCGCTCGTGGGTGAAAACGGCGCTGGAAAAAGCACGCTGCTCAAGATGCTCGCCGGCGTGTTGCCGTTCGAAAAAGGATCGCGCCACGTCGGACATGGTGTCACCCTCCACTACTTCGCCCAGCATCAGGCCGAATCGTTGAATCAGGACGACACCATTCTGGAGTCCCTCGCCGAAGTGTCTGCCCAGGCAGAAACGAATTTTCTCCGCGGCATTGCCGGCGCCTTTCTCTTTTCAGGCGACGACCAGAAGAAGCCTATCAAGGCCCTCAGCGGAGGCGAGCGCAATCGCGTGGCTCTGGCTCGCATGCTGGTGGAACCGGCGAATACCCTGTTGCTCGACGAGCCGACGAATCACCTCGATCCTGCCTCCGTCGATATGCTGACCGACGCCATGACGGATTTTCCCGGGACCATCATTTTCATTTCCCACGACCCGACCTTCCTGGCCCGCGTCGCGACGCTCATCGTGGAAGTGGACGATGGCCATGCCAAAAATTACCTGGGCGATTACGAATACTATTTGTGGAAAAAGGCGCAGGAATTCGAATCGATCAAAGAAAATAGCGCAGAGCTGGCTGCGGCGAAGGCAGGTCAGTCGGCCGGCCCCACGAAAGCCATGACCTCGCAAGTCCAACCGAAATCTCAAGGCGGGGAACGGCGCGACTTGAGCAAGACCCAAGCACGCCTCGAGAAGCAGGTGTCACGCGCGGAGTCGGAGATCGCGGCCATGGAACAAAAGGTCAAAGCGCGTGAGCAGGAACTGGCCGATCCCGCGCTGTACCAACAGCTGGGTCGATGGAGCGAGCTTCAGCAAGAACAAGAGGGTTGGAAGAAGGAACTGGAACGGCTCACGGCGCGTTGGGAATCGCTCTCGGAAGAACTGC